The region AACAAGGACAGAGAGACAAAATGACCACGGCATGTGGCTGTGGGGAACAGTGGGCAAGTTGCTCCTCGCTCCAGTCACTACAGCAAGAGCAGCTTCCCTGGAATTTCACACACAGCATCTCTTCCAAGAACAAACAGGTACTTCAGCATGTCCTTCCTTTGTAATTTGGGCAGCACAGACCCACCAGACTGAACAGCAATCCAAGGGCAGATTTAAAAATGGGATTCCCACTGGCCactctttctgccttttctccagcttAGACCTGGGCTGGGAAACAAAAGACAACAGTTATAAACCAACCTTGAGGTGTCTTGAGGATGCCCAGGCCTGAGAGAAAGCCCTTTCCACCACCCTCTTGGCCTTTTCCCACTCTGAGGAACTGTAGAAATGCACATCCAAACCCAAGTCAGGCAGCCTGGGATGTTTTCTGCACACTAAACACCACAGCCTCGAACACCAGAAGCCTGAAGATGCTCTGGATTGCAATTCTCAGCTTCAGTGAAGTCTGCATGGGATGGCCAAATTGTTTCTgcacagaggaaataaaagttgCTGTTTTCAATAGTCAAAATATCAGTGAGAGTTAGTGGCTGCTTACAGCAGTGAGCTTCGTATGGCCTCCAATACTTATGGATTTATCAGAAGAAGCAGTTTCAGGTTCCTTCTTTTTAGAGCCCGACTCCAAACAGGAAACTTCTCTCCACTGCTCCTGAGTGAGGCAAGTGGAACTTCAGGAGCTCAGGAAAGCAACTCCCTCTCCTGAGTCCTGGTTCACCTGCCTGAGCATCCACAGTGCTTTTATACCAcctctctccctgctttccACGTCCATTTAAATGTAGGAAAGCTGCAAGCTCTGCTTCTAGCCTCAGCTGCATGTTCCCtgcaccccagcactgcccacctGTTCaagtgctgctcctctgtgctggccCCTCACCAAGGGGCCAAGGTGGGAGAAAATCCAGATTTTGTTTCCCAGGAAAGgctctgccagagcagagctcctccCTGGGActttccctgggagctgccgTCCTCCACTCACCTTCAACCTCGTTGTGGCCACggcacctcctgccctctcctccaCTGTCACCACAACCCTCGGCTGCCTCTGCCgcagccaggagctgtgtgtgttaCCCGCAGAGCCACAGCGCTGGACtggtgccagagctgctgccaacACTGGGAAAAATCTTTAATGTTGTTGCAAATATTGGAGTGCTACACAGGAGAAGGTGGGTTgtctttttaaagtaattttatttttacatttctccGGAGTTCCGAGCAGACATCTGCattactgaaggaaaacaatacAGATCAGGCAAGCTTATCCATCAGCAGTAAAACATGCCCTTCACACTGTGGGTGCACATTGGAGCTCCCCTACAGTCATGGCAGTTCATCTTGGCCCTGACAGAGAAAACTGCACGGTTTAAAGAGTGCTGAGATAATGAAGGATACATTAGGAGTCCCAtggatataaaataaattagaagcAAATCTGTAAAAGTTTCTTTCCATAtacaaaataacttttcttttgggggtgattttttttttttattaacagtCTGTACACAGATAAACCTTCCACCAGAAACCAttaaaaaatgctggttttacaaggaaaaagaagctACTAAACAACTCATCCTGCAAACTCACAAGCCTCTCCTCAGCTGAGGGTGTGTATCTTTGGGACCAGCCCtgctgttgggggttaggttctgttccttttttactctaaagaatttttccccataagttaccaaggaaattaagtgttggatacttaagagtGCTCGaccaaaacaaaggggtggcCAAAGGTCAGAGGGAGAGACAACagtgagttttggggcaggtaaaggacagagcttgaagCACAGAGCTTTCAGTGTTCGGGGAGAGAGACCAGCTGGGTTGCTGCTTGCTGGGAGAGGAGTTCATTGTTTCTGGAGGGGTCCAGTTCTGGGAAATCTGCCGTCATCTcctcaccctggaattctgagcttctctgccgccctgtgggagctgggccagccctgccctgccgtcgtggttccatcagctctgctcctcttgctacaatgtgaccctgcaccccctgccctgctgggacaccctgcccctgccctgccaagacatcctgccatcccagctaccagcccgggactttccattgttccagcttggtgctctgaggatcctacaagggcactgagaccaaactgccctgggtttttgtgaagcaaagtcctcgaggTTCTTAGTActgcttttgttattaatgctgtagttgtttttgtttgctttgttacacataccagtaaagaactgctattcctaTCCCCAAATTTTTTGCCTAAAAggttttaactgcaaatttataacTGGAAAAACAGggggtggtttacattctccattccaagggaaactccagctttccctggcagatacctgtcttcccaaactgAGACACCTGCCCTGGGAGTGGACACTGCTGCTGAGGAGTTCAGGGCCCCCAGAGCATGGAAGAACAGATCACCACTTTGCCAGCTAAATCAGAGCACTAAGTGCCCTGTCCAGTCCTTTCCTGAGTAGCTCCATGGAGGGTGACTTCACcgcctctctgggcagcccttACCACTGCCTGACCatcttttccatgaaaaaattcttcctaatgtccagcctCAAGCTCCCCTGGCGCAGCTTGAGGCTATGACCTCTAGTCCTGTTGCCTGTTACCTGGGGAAGAGGCCACTCCACAACCTGGTTACAGTGTCCTTGCAGGAAGACAACCCACAGATTATTTGCAAGTATGTCCTAGAACACATGGTGAACAAGTCATTCGGACACTACACTGAGCGTGGTATTTTCATACTCCTGGCCTGCTGAGTCTCCACAGCAGAAGTCAGAGTGATACATACACTCAGTAGTCCTGTTTTGAGCTCTTCTGCCCAGGGCTGCCGAGCTCCAAAGAGCTGAATTAGAGAGTACACGTCAGTGAGAAGGAACACGTACACAAGGTGGGTAACCTTGCACCAAGGAGATGCATGGCCAAGTAGGGTTATCTACAGCTTTTACCATGTCAGAATTTGTTTTGCTGCCTTGCTGTACTACTCTAAAACCTAAGGCAAGAaactttgctttaaaatgaagattATTACATTTCTAACCTCCCCCTGCCATTAGTCACCATTAGAAGAGAGATAAGAATTACCAGCTTGTGCTGCTTCCAAAACCTTGTACAAAAATAGATCACTATGTCCTTTGGGCAGTCTCAAACATCTGCAGATTCTTCTTTCACCTCTAGCTTTCAGTCAGGTCCCATTCCCAAGCCTTGTGTCTTGGTCAAAATCACAGATGAATGACGTCTGTACTCACTTTCCTTGGAATCGCTATTTGGAATCCATTCTGTTCCCATTCTCATTAATtgtatttctttacattttctcttatttGTCCAAAGGAAATGCATTGGCAGTGCAAAGACAAAGTAGGTACCTTACCCAAACAGCAAGGGAGTGGCAGCACTCGCCAGCCAGGGCATTGTCAAATCACCCTGGCATTGCCAAAAGGCCTCCCAAGGATGTTATTTGCATGCACAGGACTCCACTGTCATGTTGGGGTACACCTTCAGCACCACGTTTTTGTTCTCATCAAAGAATAAGATACTAAGAGAAGACATTTTGTCAGGAACACAGCAAGGCTCGGGAATGCCAGGGACGACTCCAACAGCTCTCACAATGCTCTGGATGGTGGCATGGTTGGATGGCTTCATGGCCTGCAATAGAAAGACATGGCAGAAAGTTACTGCACTCACATTGCCATGGATTTACGTACTCTACAATAACGTTGCTTTGTTGAAGGACCCTGTTGAGACCCCTCAGCTGGAAGATCTGTAGCCAGTGGCATGGCTGAGGAACTGTACCTCAGCCTAAAGTGGTATTACCTCATACTAAAGTGGTATTTTCCTCCAGAGAAGAAACCTCAAAGGACAAAGTTTcctaaattaataaaaaggGACACGCTTGGGTTTGCTCtaaacagaaagcaaatctgCCTGGTGAGGTAACTGCTTGGTCATAAAACCAGAAACTGTTAAGGtgctcataaaaataaaaaccaacacagaaatgaaaaccacGAAGTTTTACTCTGAACCCTAAAATGCTTCCTGATCCAAGGATCTGTGAAAGAGCTAGGTGGGCATGAAAAATGCACACAACACAGCTTTTAGCCAGggagttttggtttggtttttaaagttATTCTTACACACGCAATCTGGGAACCCCAACAGTTCAGTGTGTATCCCATCACATGTCGCTGGGAAATATACAGAACAAGGTAATTTTGGCCAAATGTTCCATTTGCAGTTTTGCCACAATGAGAGATAATTagttttggggggaaaaaaaaaaatcagtcttaaGGGTTAGAGATGGACCTGCAAAAAGCGCAGGAACAACTGTGAGTTCCGGCTCTTCACACCATTTGCACAGCACATTAGTACATGAAGTTGTAAGTCTCCATCTAAGCTGATCAAAGACACTTCTGCTGGTTTGTTTTGAATTCAAAAAGTACCTACACTCCTCAACAGTGACAGCCAGGGATTTAAAAACATGCTTCAGATTATCATGATTTCTGTATCATTTCTGTCTTCAAAGGGAAGTGAAAGCTGTCGTAGCACCCAGCCATGTTTCCTTActcagctgctgggcagcaTTCTCCCCAAAATAACTGGGAGCCCAACACCTGTCCTGAGCCTGCTGATCACATGCCTAAAGGTACAACATCTACTGAGATCTTATTTCCTGTATCCAGTCGTACTAAAACTAAAATCAGGACTCCAAACACACCACGTAACATCTCCTCATAAACCTTCTCCTTCAGATATGGAGTCCATAGGCCCAAAATGCTACATTGCACCAAATCAACTTCAGGTTAAGTAGCACTGAATGGACTTCAAGCATGGTCTTGACGTTTGGTGGGAACAGCTGGGACAGATGCTGTCCTTAAAAGAAGTATCTCTGTTTGACTGGGGAGCATACCACATCCTCCTCACTGACCCCAGCATGTGCTGAGGACACTGCGCTGGTCCTTCAGGTGCACCCTGGAGGATATCCAGCTTCAGTCAGTGGGAATTTAACCGTGACTGGAGCAATAGACAAAGTCCTGTGCTTCTCAGGAACCCCCAATCCCCTTGGGAGTACTAAATTGCCAGAGTGCCCTGCACAGGGGGCGAGTCAGGCCGCTGTCTGCAGGCCACCAATGCTCCATCCATGCGGACgtggaaggcaggcaggagtttgctcagaggaggggagaagcaggggagGCTGAGAGGGCCAGCAGGAGATAAAAATACCGAGCTGCATCCAAAGTGCCAAGCCTGTGAGTGAGCACAGCTGCAGCCGGGCCACACCTGCCAAGCTGCACAACCCTCAGGAGCCTGGCTGCCCTGTGGAATGTCATTGCAGCTGTGTTACAATGAGCTATGAGCGCTCATTCCTGACCAGGAGAGCGTCTCCCTGGCCCACAAGCTCTACACTAGGTCACACTCCCAAAACATGTGGGTTTGACAGCAGTCAAACCAGCTAACTAGAACAAGGGCATGGGTAAAAACCATGCAAAACTTGGAGGTGAGGGGTGGGGCACATCTGTTCTCAATTAGCCAACAGGTTGTTAGCACTAGGGGCTCACCTTTGGCAAGGGAACATTCtgtacacacagacacagactaATCTGTTACTGCCTGAGGGTCGGGGTATCCTTCCGCAAACACGTTCTTAGTAGTAGCAAATTCCATGATACTCAGTTTTAAagcctgcctctgcagctggaggaagacAAGTCGTCTCCTTCTCCGAGGAGAGGACCCCACCTTCCACAGCTTACTTTGTCTGGGTGCCAGCCCTTTTGGTACAATTCTTCCACCCATCACTTTCAAAGGGTGACTCCCTTGTCTCCTTAAGCCACTGAAATGCCACACACATTTTGGAGCCAGCTGCTGTGGCTTCACTGTGGCAAGAATAAAGACTCTGGAATGAAATGCTGTAGTGAGTCCAAGAGACCTGCCTTTACTGATGTTTCCTGCAGGTGTTACTTGTGCATACCCCTCATTTCAGGCCAGCCTCAAATCCCATGTCCTACTCTCAAGTTTCAGCATGCTCCAGGGGCTACATGTTGCTAAGAATGACACTGGACATTTGGAGCAGAGTTCATCTGTCTAGGTCACAGGGCTAGGAGGAGCACATAAGCCTCACCTGCTACTCACATGCAACCAGCTCATACCAACCAGAGGATATTTTGAAAGTCAGTGGGGCCTGGATCCATTGCTTTTGGATCCCCTTGGTCCAGTGAATCAGAAGTGATTTACTTGACTCTGTTGTTGATGGGCAGCCAACCATGCCTGCCACTGCCCGGAGCTCTCTGCCCTTGGCTCCCATGGTACACAGCTTGCCTGGAGTGTGTTATGCCAACTGCCTGTgggggagctctgggctcctATCAGGCACAACAAGTGCTGCCTACAAAACAGTTTTCCAGATCTGGCTCGTATATTGTTCGTCAAACAGGCTAATAACAAGTTCACACATCATAAGCACTATTCAGGAAATGCTATATGGCTATTTGGGTTCCGGATGAAAAACTAATAGCAAGTCaagtttttttaattacctttgCAAGTTTATCTCTTCACTAGATGTTCTAACCACTGCCCATTGCTGTGTGGGGCGAAGGTACCAGGTAGATCCTAGATCCAAACACATGCTGGCACTGGCTGCCTTTTACTGACGTGGGAAACAAAATGCCCAGTTGATGATAATAGACAGTGAAAAAGAATCAACAGAGACCATACCTTTGGAATTGGGAATTGGCATTCTCCTGAGCAGTAATAGGCATCAAAGGACTTAGGGGAAATAATCCACTCATTCCAGCCGATGTCCGCAAAATCGACCTTGAGATAGCGCCGGGCGCAATACCTTGGCTCGTTCCACTGCTTCCTCCTCGCCTTCTTCAGCGTTTGCTCATCAAACTGGAGAGTCTGGGTCTTCTGGAGATgattcttcctctgctttttcttaccCTTGGCCCTGTCTGCTAGCTGTGGCTGGAAGGTCTTGTAGGGTTTTCTGCCCTCCCATCTCTGGTCCTTGGCTCCTGGAAGCTCGTTATTCTGCAATGGCAACATGATGCTGGCAGAGCGTTTTCTCCGGTGATTATTGACAATGCTCCTCTTGGGGCTTTCTGGCTTGGGAAGCACCCTGGCCAGAGGCTGACGGTGTCCTTGCAAAGTAGAAACAATACTCTCTGGCTCTGAGATAGTAGAATCATTGGCATAAATCAGGATGTAGGGTTCATAGGAGGAAGATACTCTTTCCCAGGGATGATGGCCGGTCAGATTCATTTTAATACTGATCAGCAGTTcgttgttttgctt is a window of Sylvia atricapilla isolate bSylAtr1 chromosome 4, bSylAtr1.pri, whole genome shotgun sequence DNA encoding:
- the BMP3 gene encoding bone morphogenetic protein 3; translated protein: MAAWARWMLCLCLGWGCVCLALGDALRPRRVGLRRRAAPGAERTGRARAAAGDFGPGQRRPGPSPAADRVAEHMLRLYEQYRGGRDPPAPAEPWFRRGNTVRGFRPLPAETPESQEMYVFNLTSLTESENVLSASVYYYTGDLLHVKWNCSQSSGCSHHRHRKPEIQICLSVWTFPSEGHPIRSLGHFLINVSHAYQDMLSWQWKDITRLLHEAKQNNELLISIKMNLTGHHPWERVSSSYEPYILIYANDSTISEPESIVSTLQGHRQPLARVLPKPESPKRSIVNNHRRKRSASIMLPLQNNELPGAKDQRWEGRKPYKTFQPQLADRAKGKKKQRKNHLQKTQTLQFDEQTLKKARRKQWNEPRYCARRYLKVDFADIGWNEWIISPKSFDAYYCSGECQFPIPKAMKPSNHATIQSIVRAVGVVPGIPEPCCVPDKMSSLSILFFDENKNVVLKVYPNMTVESCACK